Genomic window (Nymphaea colorata isolate Beijing-Zhang1983 chromosome 1, ASM883128v2, whole genome shotgun sequence):
ACCTGTAATGCAAAAAGCATAACTCGCCTTCTTCACCATGCAAACGAATAATTATTTAAACTACTTAGTAGTGCATAACAAAGGAACCTGGTTAGCGATGATTGCAGGGGATATTCTACTTCTTTCATCTTCAATTGGACACTTAGGGCAGTGCAATTTGGTCCAGAAATTCTCACTTTCTTTATCTGTTTCAGAATCCAACTTCTCACTTCCTGAGCATTCTAGCAAACTTGACGTAGCAGGACATTCAAATGTTGTGAAACAACTGGGGCATGCTATCCACAGAGGTTGACAACCACGATATCTGCAgttttcaataaacaaaaaattactaaaTCCTCATATATTTTCAGTTCATGTAACACTTAGAactcatgaaagaaaaaaatttgatcaCCTCTCATTGTCATCTTCGGCATATACAAGTGTTCTGTCTAGATCTTTGTTTACAGCATCGCTGCTTTTATGCTGGAACTGCACAAAATCACCATATTTACATGGattccatgtgtgtgtgtgtgtgtgtttgtagaCAGGTGGAGGGTTGCATATGGGTTGGAAGGGCTTAGTTTCTAACCTTAGATGATTCAAGCCCCAAACAATCAGCAAGACGAGCTGGGCTAGTTCCTTCTATGCAGGCACATAAACGTGATACAACAGGATGGATCTGCATGTTGACTATATCTTTTAGATGACAGAGTTAAAAGTGCAAACCTTTACTGGATATGCCAACCGCAACATCACCTGCTGTGACAAATAATAGTCAATATCGATCATCCATGTCCCATCATTGTGCTTCAGCTCATCAGGATGTCTAGCTCTTTGAGCTATTCCAGTTGAAGAACCAGATTCAGATAGTCCCTGCTTAATAGAAAATCTATACGCTTGAGATTTTGTAGCACACAGAATTTTGAAAGATTATATATGACCAATGAATTAGCAACTAACGTTTGACAAAATCCAAACAAGCTGCTTAGACTCTAAAAAGTGTCTTTTAAATCATGTCGTTTTCAATTATGAACTTCAATTTCAGGGACGGCCGCATTACAAGCTAAGTCACATGCGTATGGGTATGGAGATACGGGTACAGACAcgacaactttagaaaatgtgggcAAAGGGGTACGgcaggatatatatatgtatgtatgtatgcaaatTGCAAactaacacaaaaaaatcaaaaggaaagcaacatttaaataaacataaacaagtgatataaacaaaaacattacatgttcatgaacaataattctaaaataaaatgaaaaccaagttgaaaaaatttaattcaggcaaaattaagtagtttgaatcagtttctatgtaaaaagtacccaagtgtgtTCAAGTACTCAGGTATTGGTACGGCAAcagggtacgtggaccttattTATGTACCCATGACTTATTATAAGAGAGGTCCCTAATCACGTCGCATGGACCTACAAAATCATAACCAAGATGTTCAGGAAGAAGAGTACAACCTGTTGACAACAAATCACATACGGGACTGTATCACCAGCAGAGCACCCAGATGAAATGCCATTTTGTTTCATCCTCAAAGCCACCTACATTAATTTCCACTTGAGAACAAATAAGAATTTCCAACACGCAATTACCAAAACAACCAGAAATTAGCTAAAGAAATTGAATATTTTGCATTATTAATTATACCTGCACGTGAGGTTGATTTTTTGCATCTGGGTATTCTTCAGGCAACTTGGTTAATGTCTTCATGATCACATACTTATCAAGCTCAATTTCACCATTCCTCATCTCCTCTTGCACctgatttaaatttaaaaaaaaaaaaagccactttcagaaacaaattttctttgGTGTAAAAGTCCAGACCAGACACATTGAGAATTGAAAACTTCAATGACATGAACATCGTACAAGCCAACCAGGAAAATTCACTTCTGATGCTAGGTCAGATCCACTGCAGCATATCATAGTTACTGTAATAAAAACAGTTAAAGAAACAACTTACTTTCATCAGACGACCATGAATTGATTCCACGACATCTTCACAAGACCTTTTAAAAGGAAGCAAAGTTATAACAGCAGTgaaaatgttttatgttttatattGTTTCTAATGTCAaccaagaaaatcaaacataccCCCCAGATAAAATTTCACCAAGGCAAAAATCTCCCAACTCTTTTGAAAGTAAGCTCCAGTCACGCCTGACCATGTCAAGTCCCTTACGCTCGATTACCTACATAACACAGCAGCATCTAGaaataaatgtaaatgaaaCAACATAAACTAATTACAAATTTAAAGCAAAGAACTAACCTCATAGGGACTTCCATCATTGCTAAACTGCACTTTAACAgctgcatatttttttttctttagaagtAGCATTCTTTTGTACAGACCATCAAGATCTATCTCTAAACATCggtattttttatttacctaaaaacaaggagaaagcTCATAACAAACAAATTGATCAATACCAACTACCCTGAGCTGGCAAAATTCCAAATCTATTGTAAACCACAATATGCAAGAAACCCACCTCAACTTTAACCTTTGTTGCAATAGACTTAGCTTCAGAAATATCATCTAGTCCTGTATGTATCATGATCGAATCTGTATCACCATATATGACCTATTGAATCAAGAATCAACATAATCAAACTATCAGCTGCATCATTAACCAACaataggaaatggaaaaaaccgAACGACCCCAAAAGGGGTTTACTGACtaaaagtaatatttttttcaaataattatgGTTCCATTTTGTGATGTTTCATATGGTAAGGGGTAAGACCTAATGTCTACAACACATCAATTACCGTGTCACATAGACATGCCTGAAGGCTTCTGGACATGGGTCAAGACACGACTTGGACatggaaaaatcatattttgcatttttgggtcaaattttgtagtttttttagtaaataatattttataaacaaaataaaaaatatatgcgACAGTTTAAAATCTTATTATGTGTGCATATGTGTGTACATCTGTGTCTCCACACTCAAGTTTCTTGAAAATGCTCTGCATCAGTGCTCACACAATCCTGCGTGACAGGCAATTACAAACCAAGCTTATCCTGACAGAGATATAAAAGGTATTTATTAGTTGGCTTGACCTTGTTGAGAGCATAGCAACAAAATGTTCAAAACTAGCTCAGTGTGTCTGATGCCAATCAGATGAGGTGTTGCTAGCCTGAGATCAAGCTACCAAGTAAACTTATGTGCAAATTACACCTGATGAGCAGATCAGCTGAGCTGAGCTGAACCTTTTAGTTTGTCCACCACATATTCTTCCAGAATCCAAACACATTGCTAATATATGTAGGAAAAGGTAGGACTACCAATTTGGCAATCTTCTTCCAAGAATCAACATGTACAAGTACTACAAGGTTTTTAGCAAAGTAAGAACCTTCATGTTCCAATCCAAGTCTGCAAGCAGGTGAGCAATTGGCAATGCTTATCTAAGGATTATTTAGCCTCTGAATctgcaactttttcttctttaaccCCTTATTCATTTGTCTATATCTTCCAAACGAATCAATTTTTTCACAACCAATCTGATAACAGTGTCAAGCATATTCCAATTTCCATGATGGCATGTGAATATGTCTAGCCATAATAGTGTGGTCTACCCAATACATACTATTGCAAAGTGGCAGGTTCTGTAGATTTAGTAAATACCTCATAGTTGAGCTGGTTTTGCACAAGATCAACGGTGCTTTGTAGAATCTCTCGTCCCTACAacataaattaataaattaattacCGAACAGATCTTACAGCAGAGACCACAATGAATTTTACTAGGGCATTTAATATTGGTGgataatgaaaaaaacacacacaaggCCAGTAAAAAGTGCTAAAACACAAAGGATTGAAAACATTAAAGGCAATTCGCACCTGCAGTGTTATAAGCTCAGCGAGTGGCTTGGCATAAAATCTTGAGTTAGTAAAGCCCAAACAACCATATATACTGCATGGAGATCAATTAATGTTGGTACTGAACCAAAAACTTCAAAGTTAAAGCTTCTCTTAGGAAAACATATTCACCAATTTCATCAATCAAAGGTGCACACCTATTAGCAGTAAGTTTTAGAGCTTGTTGCTGAATATCAAGCTGCTGAATCTTGTGACGGTCAGATGTATTCTTCATCCATTGCTTTACCTTTCTTCTCCGATCAACCAGAGAGTGTAATAGCTGcacatttttatgttaaattatttttatactAAATTAGCCTGTTTCCACTTTGACATGGTTTCACAACATAAGAATTAatacatgaaaaaggaaagataaaGATGGTATATTATGATTCAAGGTAATGATATAGAAAATCCAACTGATCATGATTACACATGATGTATATAAAAGGAACATAAACCAGATCTATATGCATGGTTAATGTGCATTAACCAAGAGCATCATTGAAtatccacattcatgcaagctGCCCGCATAACTGTCGCAGCCTTGAAAAAGATTCAATGTTTCTATTGAAGATATCATGATCAGGACAGCCTAGTTACTGGCATGATCGCACACGTACAAAATTTATCATCCGAAGAGCTTATGCTACTTATAATGGAGCACCACCATGAAAAATGGAATTGGTGCATCCTTGAGGGTGAAAAAACCATCCATAAATGAGCCAATCCAGCAGACTAGTTTAGAACATTTTTTTACCTCGTTGCTTAATGAACTTTTGCAATTTCTTTGCTTGTACCTAAAACCCAATTGTGATGGCATTCTATTAGGATATAACATAAATAAGACACTCATCTACAGGGGAACAAGGGACAACATGCTGCTCTCTTTTTCATTGCACAGATGTTGGTGTCGAATGGTTTGTGAGATCCTTTCCACATCTTGATTCACAACTCTTCTTTACTACTCACCTGAACctattgtatatatgtattttttaatggaCGACACTCTATGTCTTAAAAGTGTACATGGGTGTGAGCTTAAGCATGGCATGTGTGCTCATCACCTTGGCTGAAGTGGTCTAAGAAATGAGCCCAAATTCAAGACACAGGCAACTTGACTCCCTAAGTTTTCCCACGTTAAAAACCTGCTTTATTGACTTCATcctgttcctttttcttctcatatatatatatcacagtcacaaataacatctcggagttttaaatggccaggtttttcttaggtataacacggcgagcttgaaaaaaaggaaaaaatacggtaaaaattttaaaaaactaaaaatgggggaaaaataaaataagtgagaaattaataacacaaacatcaaaagataagtagatttgtaaaaaataaaaaataaaagacaaaaaaaactgtttggcattaaaaaaactgagaaaaatgaaaaagtgaaaaccaagttttttcgtttttaacgtttttttcaaaaaaaacgtgttttttttagttttaaatatgttatatgtgagtcttttgttgttgttttattatatattttaaatatgcaTTTGAACAAATAATATGATTGTGTGTAAAATACAGTGTAAACTGTAAAGTACTTTATGGTAGTACAGTCGGTATTATTTTTCGAGTTCTCATTGAATATAATTGTGTTATTTATCATAGACTGACTGGTGGTTTTTTTCGTACAGTGAAAAGATTCAACCTGGTTGCAATTTATTAATTTCTATTATCCTTTTGTACCCCTACAACTCCTAGTCACACCTGGGCACCTGGTTACATCCCTAGTAAATGGTTTTGGATTGCTATCGTCATAGATTGGCAGAAGTCTGTCATGCTGCCTTCAAGTGTACCTGTAGGACGTGTGTGCTATAAATGTTTCACATCTCTAGCCATTATACTGCAATCGGCTAAAGATATGTGCTGtgtttgatatttcaaactaAATACACCATATTGATTTGCTGTTCTGATATGGACATGTAAAACTAAATACTCCTTTCATGCTCAGCAGGCTTATCAGCTGAGGCAATAAAGGACCAAGCAAGTCATATAACTGTATGTAGCTTTCtgaatttaacaaaaacatTCCAATTGACATCTTACGtgaacaaatatatattagacTAACCTACGTGATAGAGAATATTTACATTCACCAAATGACATAAACAAACaacaattaatttaaaaaagaatttaatttaTAAATTGGTTTAGACTTTAGATTTTCCAGAAAGTACCTTTGGCAGCACTCCAGTAATTTTGGTACTTGGCAAAGCAGGAATTGCACcatctttgtttctttgaacaGTTGTGAAGCAGATATTATACTCCTATTTAAGACATGaaccaacaaaatgaaacaaattttgataaaaaatacaCCTCAATCATTTCGATATTGATAACCACGTGGTATTAAGTGAAGACTAAATGACAACCTGTATGATGGAAGGATAAAGACTATTGAAATCCAGAAGCAATATAAATTTGTCATAAAGTCCCTTTTTTGGTTCCAGAACCAAACCACCAGAATATGCAGGGCctttcttgtgtttttctttcccCATAGAATTAGTGCCACTTTCAGAAATATTTTGATCATCAAACCCATCCTCCATAGAGTTTTTCAGTCCTCGTTTTGTTGATGCATCCTTCCCAGTATAAGACGCTTTATCAGGCAGAATATATTTCAGTTCGTGAAATGCATGCAACAAGAGATACTCCACTCTCTGTGCTCTGGCACCCTGAAACAGTCATTTTGACAGGTCACCAATATCTTAACAAGTTCAAGCTAATAATCACTACTTGAACACAAGGACAACTTCAACAAATAAACACAGCAAACTCACTTGGAGAGTCTTTCCCCAAAGATTACCAGCAATATTTGTGAGTTGTCGTGTCAGTGGAAGCATACTCAAATGAAACATCAAACCCAGTGAAAGCCAGGCATCCGTCTCACCATGTTCAACCTGATATCATAGACTGAATAAGCATGCATATATGATAAAGTACGGGAATAATTTTCCTCATGTATAGCTTTATATCATAAGATAAAATTATTGATCTAATAAAGGTGGAGAGAACAGGTTTAAGAGGAAATACAAGTTCCAGTAGTGTGCTTGATGATTGGAACATTAAAGGAATATCCAGTGGAGAGATCTCCTTTCTGTCCTTTCCAAGCTGAGATTTTGCCAGATGTGTCAAAGAATAACTTGCCTACAAAGAGTAAGGAACGTGTTCCCCTTAGAGATCCCAATGTGATGCATCATCACCATGCAACAATCCCAATTATGTTTGCTTTTGACTATTGGAATTTCTCTTTGAAAAGCAATATGGAGCAACGCATTACCTCTTTCAAAAGTTCACGAGACGACAAATAGGTATCACATAAAAGCCTGCCTGAAATGCAAGACAATACACCAGGACTAGCTCCAGATCCAAACAAACTGCTTCCTTTTGTAAGCTTGGGCATCACAGATCGCTTTAGACGACCAATCTTGGACCATAACACATTTAGTGCCTGCATGATTTGAGTTTCAAACCTCAGACGAGGTGCAACCATTTTTGTAAATCAAGGAAATACAATTAGCAGTATGCATTTCCAACCATGTATCTCCAGCTATGTTCAGAACTGAAAGAATTTGTTACATGAGAATATTAAAGTCCATTTAGTTGCCAAAAACCAAGTGCATATTAGGTTAAGGCATCCTTGTTTGGTACAATTTTTCTGAAATAATAAGCATATAGAAACACAAACCTGTGCTCTGTGCAGAAGAACATCAATGTCAAATCCAGAGATATTGTGGCCAAGTAGCACATCACAGTCAGATTTGTGCATTTCAATCATCAAGCGACTCAAAAGGGCCCTTTCACTGCATATAAAGCCAGAAGAGATATGTAAGGGTCCAAAACCAATAATCTCATGCAACAGAGGAAATCATAAATCAAGACGCCCAAAACATAAAACCACAAAAGGAACTTATAAGCATGCCTGCTCTCAATCACCAAAACACCACATGGTGATTTTGAATTTCTATCAGCAACTTCCTTTGTGAAGCCTAACGGAAAAATTCCTCCTTCAAGCTTCCTCACAATAGTGAAATGGCTAAGGACCCCAGCCTTGTTCCACTCTGATGTCACCATGGGAACATCtacctgaaattttgaaaaactattaTCAACTTAGGAAGCCTCTAGGTAATCACACACTCATagatgtttaaactttaaactttaagcTGTATCACGTGAGTGTGGATGCAGGTGCTGCACGGACATTTTTCAAGCAAATTTGGGTGAGGGTGCGGTAACAATGTGCGTATGTGCATATAAACAGAAACTTGtatgtaaaagaagaaaatgccattgaattagaTTGTGAAGTGTACATGACAGCAAATACAAGCAACTGCACCTACAGGGTATCTGCACCTGAATTAAGTACAATGCAGCAGCATATATCAGTATATGCTGACTCCAATGTGATATAATTtcgaaacagaaaaagaaaaggcatatCAAATATAAGGAGATAATTGCGAGATGAGCATCAATCTACAATACATTACATGTGGGCCAAGACAAataggggaaaagaaaattatggatttttttataACTTGGAAAGATTAGCTTTTTGGCTTACTTTTGCCTTGTGACAGCAAACAACAGATGCAGAAACTATCTCGTTAGTGTTCTTCCTCTCATTCACTACAGTTTTAAGGGAGAGTGAAGCAACAATTATGGGAGGAATCTCTAGCATGGCCTTTGAGGTCGAAACTGTCACATCCTTTGGAGAGTCGACAACAACCTCATATTTGCACCAGCTCACCTGCATGTGACAACAAATCTATAAGAAACATGCAGACATGTTCATGTTAAAAATAATGAGACAAAAATCTCAGAAGAACCAATACATACATGCAAGTTTGTGCATGGCCCTCATGAGACAATGTGACATACAGAATGAATAAAGTGTGCCTTAAGCATGGCAAGATAGTTGATGTCatgtttgttttaattaaaacagAGGTTAACTTTTACCTTGACATTTATTAATTTAACAAGCAAATCTACACCTAATTTCTATAAAGTGCTGGATACATGTGACTAGCACAACTTGCATTTATAGTTGTATTTCCATGCTTGTTGCATAGGGGGAGCCAACCTACTAAACAAGCTAACAAGAAAAATCTTACCCGCTGAGGAGGTGGACAACTGAAGAACTTTGAAATGGAGATCCATGAAGGCCCTTTTATTCTTCTCTTGATTAAGAATAGCTCCAATGCACTACATAAATAAAGTCATACAGGAAGTTTCTTTTTATTCCTTTCTTTACCAAGAACAaagcctaacaaaaacaagtagATTAATTGATAGCATATAATTTCTTCAAAggttcttgcatttttttttaaaggcaGATTAACAAATATCCAGTGTATTGAATGTTGGAAACATAAAGGGCTCTTTAAGAACTGATTTACATCATGCCAGCCACTTGCACTCCATGGGATACAGTTGTCCCCATTAGCAAAGACAAAAATCAAGTGatgtaaaaatattaaaaatgtcAAGGCACAATTTAATTGTTAGTTGAAACCCAAAAAAGTGAGAAGATGGAGACATCACCCAGCTATCCATGAGACCAAGAAACCCAATAACAACCATTCTTTATTTGGCCCACAACTACCATGGGCTGGCTCAAGGGAACAGAATCAAAGTAGGCAACATCAAGCTCATGCAGACCTTGAATTGGCTCCAAAAAGCACAGAGAAATGTTCGCCCTTTATATCAGAGGGAAGTGTTGCATCCTGCCCAAAGATAGACCAAATGT
Coding sequences:
- the LOC116247655 gene encoding DNA polymerase alpha catalytic subunit, yielding MEEGNRRRSTRGPSGGDTARASALERLKAIRESGRSAAGVDFQVRIEEPIYDTVPEEAYAALVAKRREAVKDFIVDDNGLGYGDLGEEEDWERTAYEGSSSEDDHGDDGRSGRRKKGDSSETKKNKKKKKDEQDQAKRPSSLSAAAALMGKQRLSSMFTSSAFQRNTGKGSIDDASIIDQVIAEITPDEVDRERRRRRPGATFNTAPQPMSRFPNSSATALGNSVVKHEPAILGVKTDTANKEAKVASHDLFDQCHDAKPQLQSSEDVPDRIQGQQNSGVTDEAAICDSEEVAAPNLVAKVEVEEKREDSHRLNAKITFKSNPEYAATAGWQSVWQGENNSANSATESKPEFEKNSEFFLDSDGSLPFFVLDAYEELHGENRGKIYLFGKVKVGNSYASCCVIVKNMQRCIFAIPHESIFPEDVTMELERTAKDSDNSSRMLRTKLQEMALPLKTELSKVLMDASISTFSMTPVKRNYAFERSDVAPGERYVIKINYPFKDATLPSDIKGEHFSVLFGANSSALELFLIKRRIKGPSWISISKFFSCPPPQRVSWCKYEVVVDSPKDVTVSTSKAMLEIPPIIVASLSLKTVVNERKNTNEIVSASVVCCHKAKVDVPMVTSEWNKAGVLSHFTIVRKLEGGIFPLGFTKEVADRNSKSPCGVLVIESSERALLSRLMIEMHKSDCDVLLGHNISGFDIDVLLHRAQALNVLWSKIGRLKRSVMPKLTKGSSLFGSGASPGVLSCISGRLLCDTYLSSRELLKEASYSLTHLAKSQLGKDRKEISPLDIPLMFQSSSTLLELVEHGETDAWLSLGLMFHLSMLPLTRQLTNIAGNLWGKTLQGARAQRVEYLLLHAFHELKYILPDKASYTGKDASTKRGLKNSMEDGFDDQNISESGTNSMGKEKHKKGPAYSGGLVLEPKKGLYDKFILLLDFNSLYPSIIQEYNICFTTVQRNKDGAIPALPSTKITGVLPKLLHSLVDRRRKVKQWMKNTSDRHKIQQLDIQQQALKLTANSIYGCLGFTNSRFYAKPLAELITLQGREILQSTVDLVQNQLNYEVIYGDTDSIMIHTGLDDISEAKSIATKVKVEVNKKYRCLEIDLDGLYKRMLLLKKKKYAAVKVQFSNDGSPYEVIERKGLDMVRRDWSLLSKELGDFCLGEILSGGSCEDVVESIHGRLMKVQEEMRNGEIELDKYVIMKTLTKLPEEYPDAKNQPHVQVALRMKQNGISSGCSAGDTVPYVICCQQGLSESGSSTGIAQRARHPDELKHNDGTWMIDIDYYLSQQIHPVVSRLCACIEGTSPARLADCLGLESSKFQHKSSDAVNKDLDRTLVYAEDDNERYRGCQPLWIACPSCFTTFECPATSSLLECSGSEKLDSETDKESENFWTKLHCPKCPIEDERSRISPAIIANQVRRQAEKFISKYYMGLMTCDDELCQYTTRSLNLRVMGDSEKGTICPNYPRCNGHLVRQYTEVELYKQLSYFCHVLDTGRCLEKMETGVRVRFEKQFARIRQVTDLAAQSIKRIRDRCAYTWIKLEDLALLSV